The Chryseobacterium sp. G0186 genome includes the window ACAAATGAAACGGAAAGTATTGAGTTGAATACACTGCTTAAGCCGACTAATGAATTTGTTATATCAGACATTCCTACTATTAGGATGCAGTCAGAGCATAAAGACATAACCGTACAGGCTCTTGGAAATATTGCTTATGATACCCGACAAACGGGAAATATATCCGCCAGAATATCCGGCAGGATTGAAAAGCTTTATATACGTTATAAATTCCAAAAAATAGCAAAGGGGCAGAAAGTGATGGATATTTATAGCCCCGAACTGATGGAAGCGCAAGTGAATTTATTGTTTCTATTAAAAAATGATGCTACGAACAATATGATGATAAATGCGGCTAAGCAAAAATTGCTATTACTTGGAATGAGCGAAAACCAATTGCAGAGTATCATCCAAAAAGGAAAGCCTGATTTATCCGTATCTGTTTACAGTAACTATGCCGGACATATTCACGAAACCGGCACAGCCGGGTCAATGGGCAGTAGTACATCACCCTCAAATTCGATGGGAGAAATATCTGAAACATCTTCTGAACTTAGCCTGAAAGAAGGTATGTATGTTCAAAAAGGACAAACTATTTTTAATGTATTTAACCCGGGAAAATCGTGGGTGTTGTTAAATATTTTCCCCGAGGATGTACCGCTTGTAAAGACAGGTCAAACAGTAAGTATTATACCGGAAGTAGCTCCGGAGAAGAAATTTATAGGAACTATTGGGTTTATAGAACCATTTTTCAGACCCGGAAGTAAAACGTTATCCGTGCGTGTCTATTTTGATAATAACCGTATGCAGTTACCAATCGGAAGTCAGGTTAAATCTGAAATATCAACGGCTGGAATTTCCGGCAATTGGATACCTAAAGAAGCTGTCATTTCCCTTGGATTAACCAAAGTCATTTTGAAAAAAGTAGATAGAGGGTTTATCGTGAATAAAATTGAAACAGGTAATGAAGCGAACGGATATATAGAAGTATTGCAGGGGCTGTTACCCGTGGAAGAGATTGCAGGAAACGCACAGTACCTTATGGATAGTGAAAGTTTTGTAAGAACAAAAAATAATTAGAATATGAAATATTATTTAGTCATAACAATTGCCCTCCTTATGTCGGTTTTGTTGTCTTGTAAAGACAATAAACATGACCATGCAGGTAATAATGATGGTAGTTACTATACCTGTTCCATGCACCCACAGGTTGTATCAGACAAACCCGGTCACTGTCCTATATGTCACATGGAGCTTGTTCGGGTTGAGAAAAGCAAACAAGCAGACCCCAATACCATTCAACTGAATAGCGAACAGATTAAGTTGGGCAACATAAAAACAGACACCTTAAAAGATGGTCTTTTGGGGGATAGAGTAATACTTACAGGTGTATTAAATTTCAATCAGTACAATATGCAATCCGTAAGCTCCAGAGTTATGGGACGGGTAGAAAAACTGCATTATAAAAACGTTGGTGACTTTGTAACCAAAGGTTCCCCGTTAATGGAAATATATAGTGAAGAACTGAACAATGCAAAACAGGAATATTTACTGGCACTGGAAAAGAAGAAAACTTTTGGAAATATTAATTCAATAGATTTTGACCAGCTTATACAAAGTTCAAAGAACAAATTGTTATTGTGGGGTATGACGGATAATCAGGTTAGGGCTTTACAAAGTGCTGGCAAAATTTCGGCAACAACTACATTTTATAGTACGGCTTCGGGTTACATCACAAGTTTGCAGGTTGTAGAGGGCGGTTATGTGGCAGAAGGCGGCACGATAGTAGACTTGGCTGACCTATCTACAATTTGGGCAGAAGCACAGGCTTATTCCTCCCAAATGTCACTTATCAACCAAACAAAAACAGCAACAGTACAAATTCCTGACCTGAATAACAAAGTTATTACTGGCAAAATAGACTTTAGCAACCCCGAGCTTAATCCGTCTTCAAGAATTAATTTGATACGAATTACAGTACCTAATCCAAATAAAGATTTGAAGCCCGGAATGCCTGTATATGTTTTTCTTGAAACGCCGAAGACTAAAGGCATAACCATGCCGGTAGATGCTGTAATAAGAAATGGTAAAAGTGAAACCGTATGGGTACAAACAGGAGAAAAGACATTTAAAAGTAGAATGGTAAAAACGGGAACGGAAATAGATAACAGAATAGAAATCGTTTCAGGATTAGTAGATGGAGATATTGTAGTTGTTTCAGGTGCTTATCTTTTAAACAGCGAATACATTTTTAGGAATGGAGCAGACCCGATGGCAGGACACGACATGAGCAGTATGTAAAACTAATTCAAATGAATAATAAATTAAGAAAACTAAAACCGTTCAATATAGCTGTTGGGATATTGATAATTATTTCAATCTGTATCCAGTTTATCCAGCCGTTACGTAACCAATCAGATGTAGTGCCAGCCACCCATATTGAAAGGGTGTACACCGTACCCCAAAATGTAAAGACTATCCTTGCCCAGTCCTGCTACGACTGCCATAGCAACAATACCCGCTATCCGTGGTACAGTCGTATCCAGCCCGGAGCATGGTACATGGCAGAGCATATAAAAAAGGGGAAAGAGGAACTCAACTTTAGCGAATTTGGCGAATATTCTGCCCGCAGGCAGCGTAACAAGTTCAGGGCTATGGCGGGGCAGGTCAAGGACGGGGAAATGCCTTTGTCGTCATACACACTCATCCATCGCAATGCAGTATTATCACCGGAGGATAAGCAGGTTTTGATGGCGTGGTTTGGCACAATGGAAGACAGCATTAAATAAAATTTTTCAACGAATGAACAGATATAAAAAAATACCCATAAGAATACTGCAAACAGTGCTGATACTGCTTTGCACCCAAACGTTGTTTGCACAGAAAGTAGTGCATTACGACCTGTATGTAAAAGATACCCTTGTCAACTATGCAGGTAAGCAAAAGCGGGCGATTGCCGTAAACGGGCAAATCCCCATGCCCACCCTTACCTTTACCGAGGGCGACACTGCCGAAATAGTGGTGCACAACCAATTGAAAGAAAGCACATCACTTCACTGGCATGGTGTGTTCCTGCCCAATAAAGAAGACGGTGTGCCCTGGCTTACACAAAAACCCATCGCACCGGGCACAACCTACACCTACCGTTTTCCGATTATCCAGCATGGTACGCACTGGTACCATTCCCACTCAGGATTGCAGGAGCAGATTGGAATGTATGGCAGCTTTGTAATGAAAAAGCGCGATAACGATAGAACATTTAGAAAAGGAATTGATGATTTACCAACCGTACCCATCATTTTAAGCGAATGGACAAACCTTAACCCTGATAACATTAACAGAATGTTGCATAATGCGAATGATTGGGCAGCCATCAAAAAAAATGCTACCCAATCTTATGCAGAAGCCATCAAGGAAGGTTACTTTAAAACAAAGATTAAAAACGAATGGAAACGAATGTTGGCGATGGATGTAAGCGATGTATATTATGACAAAATATTAATCAACGGCAATCATACCACAGATTTAAAATCAGTTGATGGCAAAACACTAAAAGCGGGAGATAAAGTAAGATTAAGAGTGTCAAACGGTGGAGCTTCATCCTATTTTTGGTTACGATATGCAGGCGGTAAAATTACTGTAGTAGCCAATGATGGTAATGATGTAGAACCTGTAGAAGTTGATAGGTTAATCATTGCAGTTTCCGAAACTTACGATATTGTAGTAACCATTCCTGAAGATGGTGTTTCTTACGAATTTTTAGCAACTACCGAAGACAGAACACAATCTGCAAGTTATTTTGTAGGTAATGGTATCAAGCAACTTATTTCTCCACTTCCAAAATTGAAATATTTTGAAGGAATGAAAATGATGAACGATATGATGAAAATGAATGGTGATTTAGATGATATGGGAATGAAAATGAGCCTGAACCAAA containing:
- a CDS encoding efflux RND transporter periplasmic adaptor subunit, producing the protein MSVLLSCKDNKHDHAGNNDGSYYTCSMHPQVVSDKPGHCPICHMELVRVEKSKQADPNTIQLNSEQIKLGNIKTDTLKDGLLGDRVILTGVLNFNQYNMQSVSSRVMGRVEKLHYKNVGDFVTKGSPLMEIYSEELNNAKQEYLLALEKKKTFGNINSIDFDQLIQSSKNKLLLWGMTDNQVRALQSAGKISATTTFYSTASGYITSLQVVEGGYVAEGGTIVDLADLSTIWAEAQAYSSQMSLINQTKTATVQIPDLNNKVITGKIDFSNPELNPSSRINLIRITVPNPNKDLKPGMPVYVFLETPKTKGITMPVDAVIRNGKSETVWVQTGEKTFKSRMVKTGTEIDNRIEIVSGLVDGDIVVVSGAYLLNSEYIFRNGADPMAGHDMSSM
- a CDS encoding multicopper oxidase family protein, translating into MNRYKKIPIRILQTVLILLCTQTLFAQKVVHYDLYVKDTLVNYAGKQKRAIAVNGQIPMPTLTFTEGDTAEIVVHNQLKESTSLHWHGVFLPNKEDGVPWLTQKPIAPGTTYTYRFPIIQHGTHWYHSHSGLQEQIGMYGSFVMKKRDNDRTFRKGIDDLPTVPIILSEWTNLNPDNINRMLHNANDWAAIKKNATQSYAEAIKEGYFKTKIKNEWKRMLAMDVSDVYYDKILINGNHTTDLKSVDGKTLKAGDKVRLRVSNGGASSYFWLRYAGGKITVVANDGNDVEPVEVDRLIIAVSETYDIVVTIPEDGVSYEFLATTEDRTQSASYFVGNGIKQLISPLPKLKYFEGMKMMNDMMKMNGDLDDMGMKMSLNQMDMNVVMYPEITGDAKQKQDHSQHNMNMDNDPNRYNANALGDIKTLNYAMLQSPYNTTLPKDAPVKELKFTLTGNMNRYVWSMDNKILSETDKIPVKKGEILRITIYNNSMMRHPMHLHGFDFRVINGKGEKSPLKNVLDIMPMETDTIEFLANEEGDWFFHCHILYHMMSGMNRVFAVDDYQNPYLPNKKQAYNKLQRESNMSHFMAQNDFATNGNDGDAMFQNARWSLGTEWRLGYNDMHGYEVETHLGRYIGKMQWFMPFIGFDWRYRKMGIDEHETNLFGQRNEKDTRRAISLGFMYTLPMLVNFQAEVYHDGIVRLSLMREDIPITKRLRAGFMVNTDMEYMTELRYIINKNVGIRTHYDSDMGFGVGLSLNY
- a CDS encoding efflux RND transporter periplasmic adaptor subunit → MKYIICFLMIILVLYSCNNNTDKTSHPDNSHTAKNSPTYTCPMHPEVTSNKPGKCPKCGMELVQKTVNTNETESIELNTLLKPTNEFVISDIPTIRMQSEHKDITVQALGNIAYDTRQTGNISARISGRIEKLYIRYKFQKIAKGQKVMDIYSPELMEAQVNLLFLLKNDATNNMMINAAKQKLLLLGMSENQLQSIIQKGKPDLSVSVYSNYAGHIHETGTAGSMGSSTSPSNSMGEISETSSELSLKEGMYVQKGQTIFNVFNPGKSWVLLNIFPEDVPLVKTGQTVSIIPEVAPEKKFIGTIGFIEPFFRPGSKTLSVRVYFDNNRMQLPIGSQVKSEISTAGISGNWIPKEAVISLGLTKVILKKVDRGFIVNKIETGNEANGYIEVLQGLLPVEEIAGNAQYLMDSESFVRTKNN
- a CDS encoding heme-binding domain-containing protein; this encodes MNNKLRKLKPFNIAVGILIIISICIQFIQPLRNQSDVVPATHIERVYTVPQNVKTILAQSCYDCHSNNTRYPWYSRIQPGAWYMAEHIKKGKEELNFSEFGEYSARRQRNKFRAMAGQVKDGEMPLSSYTLIHRNAVLSPEDKQVLMAWFGTMEDSIK